The window AGGAAGAGGAAGGTCCAGGCGTGATCGACGGATTCCTGCGGGACCATCCTGATTTCGGCCTCGAGGGCTTCAGCCTGCCCGGGGACCTCCGGCCGGCCGGCGGCGAGGAGGGGATGGTGATGCTCCTGCCCCACCGCCACGGCACCGACGGGTTCTTCATCGCGCGCCTGAGGCGCCGCCCGGGTTCCTGAGGATGGCCACCTCGCTTCGGGCGCCGGTCGAACTCAAGGGCCTGACGGTGGCGGAACTGGAAGCCTTCGCCCGCGAGCAGGGCGAGCCGGCCTACCGCGGCCGGCAGCTCGCCCGCTGGCTCTACCGGGGCGGGGTCACCTCCTTCGCCGAGATGACCGATCTGCCGGGCCGACTGCGCGGCCTTCTGGCGGAGCGGGCGCATCTGCTGACCCTGTCGCCGGAGGCGGCAGTGAGCGCCGACGGTGGCGACACCGTCAAGTACCTGATCCCGCTCGGCGACGGCGGCTCCGTGGAGACCGTGTTCATGCGCTACGCCGACGGCCGCCGCAGCGTGTGCCTCTCCACTCAGGTCGGCTGCGGGATGGGCTGCACCTTTTGCGCCACCGGCCTGGCCGGTCTGACGCGCAACCTGAGCGCTGCGGAGATCGTGGAGCAGGTGCTGCTGGTGCAGCGCGAGCAGCGGACGGCCGTGACCAACGTGGTCTTCATGGGGATGGGCGAACCCCTGGCCAACTACGCCGCCACCCTGCGCGCCGTGCGCATCCTCAACGCCCCCTGGGGTCTGGGCATCGGCATGCGGCACCTCACGCTCTCCACCGTGGGGCTGGTCCCCCAGATCCGGGCCCTGGCCGGCGAGCGACTCCAGCTGACCCTCGCCGTCTCGCTCCACGCCCCCGACGACGAGCTGCGCAGTGCGCTGGTGCCCGTCAACCGTCGCTGGCCGATCGCCGACCTCCTCGAGGCCTGCCGCGACTACGTGCGTCAGACCGGGCGACGGGTCTCCTTTGAGTACGTGCTGCTGGAGGGAGTCAACGACCGGCCCGAGCAGGCCGCGCATCTCGGCCGGCTGCTCACCGCCGCCGCCCGGAAGGCCGGAGGGAGTCCGGGGCGGTACTGGCACGTGAACCTGATCCCCTGGAACCCCGTCGCCGGCCTGCCGTACCGCCGGCCGTCCCGGGCGCGGGTCGACGCCTTCGCCGCCGCGCTGGCCGCCATGGATGTCCCGGCGACGATCCGCCTGGAACGCGGCGTGGAGATCGCCGCGGCCTGCGGACAGCTCCAGCGGACGCGCGGGTTGCCGCCGGCCCCCCCGCCGCAGGGCGGACGCTCGGCGACCGGCGAACTCTCCGGTGAGGACGCGCATCAATCATGATCGCCGCGGGATCCCTGGTGGCGGGGCGCTACGAGATCCTGGACCGGATCAGCGAGGGCGGCATGGCCACCGTCTTCCGCGCCCGGCGCCTGACCGACGGCCAGGTGGTGGCCCTCAAGATCCTGCGGGAGCAGCTTGCCTCCGACAGCGAGTTCCTCGCCCGGTTCGAGCGCGAAGCCCGGGCGGTCAGCGCCCTCTCCCATCCCCACATGGTGCGTGTCTTCGACAGCGGGGCGGACGGCAACGTGCACTTCATCGCCATGGAGTACGTGGACGGAGAGAACCTCAAGGACCTCATCCGCCGGGAGGGACCCCTGCCGCCGGCGCGGGCCGTGGAGATCGCCGCGCAGGTGGCCGACGTGCTGGAATACGCCCACGCCCACGGCATCGTGCACCGCGACATCAAGCCGCAGAATATCCTGCTCACCCGCGACGGGCAGGTCAAAGTGACCGATTTCGG is drawn from Armatimonadota bacterium and contains these coding sequences:
- the rlmN gene encoding 23S rRNA (adenine(2503)-C(2))-methyltransferase RlmN, with the protein product MATSLRAPVELKGLTVAELEAFAREQGEPAYRGRQLARWLYRGGVTSFAEMTDLPGRLRGLLAERAHLLTLSPEAAVSADGGDTVKYLIPLGDGGSVETVFMRYADGRRSVCLSTQVGCGMGCTFCATGLAGLTRNLSAAEIVEQVLLVQREQRTAVTNVVFMGMGEPLANYAATLRAVRILNAPWGLGIGMRHLTLSTVGLVPQIRALAGERLQLTLAVSLHAPDDELRSALVPVNRRWPIADLLEACRDYVRQTGRRVSFEYVLLEGVNDRPEQAAHLGRLLTAAARKAGGSPGRYWHVNLIPWNPVAGLPYRRPSRARVDAFAAALAAMDVPATIRLERGVEIAAACGQLQRTRGLPPAPPPQGGRSATGELSGEDAHQS